The Oryzias melastigma strain HK-1 linkage group LG6, ASM292280v2, whole genome shotgun sequence genome includes a window with the following:
- the slc10a3 gene encoding P3 protein: MRTLLTFCCLFLVTGGAGCARPGGNLTVSADGSTNLTTDSSRFLRIGDGSLQEFEFPENSDGVIVISSRFRSSTRKDRKQTLTVRSLDPEVLSVLNVTDSSRAAPFTSFVINIRSGFPGRAQLQIQLLDQDQDSGPVLIEERTDYSIRVAPDDDPASRLIQSGGLSHFTENPVLFALLPLIFVNKCAFGCKVEVEVLRGLLRSPVPLLLGVGGQFLVMPFYAYCVSRLMSLPTALSLGLVITCSAPGGGGGYLYSLLLGGDVTLAISMTLVSTLVATAAMPLSSALYGRLLGAHAALHVPFVKILGTLLFIAIPISLGMLVKLRLPGLTRVLLVLIRPFSVVLMIGGIFMAYQMGASILANVNPRMVGVGVTVPLLGLAVGAVLAKLAGLPLPQKKTVSIEVGVQNSLLALAVMQLSFRRVEADFASQAPFIVALSSTSEMLLAVLGYFLHRRLCGGAVLRSDA, encoded by the coding sequence ATGAGGACGCTCCTCACATTCTGCTGTCTTTTCCTGGTCACCGGCGGCGCGGGCTGCGCGAGGCCCGGCGGGAACCTGACGGTGTCCGCGGACGGCAGCACCAACCTGACCACCGACAGCAGCCGCTTCCTCCGGATCGGGGACGGGTCGCTGCAGGAGTTCGAGTTTCCGGAGAACTCGGACGGGGTGATCGTGATCTCCAGCCGGTTCCGGAGCTCCACCAGGAAGGACCGGAAGCAGACGCTGACCGTGCGCTCTCTGGACCCGGAGGTTCTGTCCGTCCTGAACGTGACGGACAGCAGCCGCGCGGCTCCGTTCACGAGCTTCGTCATCAACATCCGCTCCGGGTTCCCGGGCCGGGCTCAGCTGCAGATCCAGCTGCTGGACCAGGACCAGGACTCTGGGCCGGTTCTGATCGAGGAGAGGACAGACTACTCCATCAGGGTGGCGCCGGACGATGACCCGGCCAGCCGGCTGATCCAGTCGGGGGGGCTGTCCCACTTCACGGAGAACCCGGTGCTGTTCGCCTTGCTGCCGCTCATCTTCGTCAACAAGTGTGCCTTCGGGTgcaaggtggaggtggaggtgcTGCGGGGGCTGCTGAGGAGCCCCGTGCCCCTGCTGCTGGGCGTGGGGGGGCAGTTCCTGGTCATGCCCTTCTACGCCTACTGCGTGTCCCGGCTGATGTCCCTGCCCACGGCGCTGTCCCTGGGGCTGGTCATCACCTGCTCGGCCCCGGGAGGGGGCGGCGGTTACCTGTACAGCCTGCTGCTGGGGGGCGACGTCACCTTGGCCATCTCCATGACGCTGGTGTCCACCTTGGTGGCCACCGCGGCCATGCCTCTGTCCTCCGCCCTGTACGGCCGGCTGCTGGGCGCGCACGCCGCCCTGCACGTGCCCTTTGTGAAGATCCTGGGCACGCTGCTGTTCATCGCCATCCCCATCTCGCTGGGCATGCTGGTCAAGCTGCGGCTGCCCGGCCTGACCCGCGTCCTGCTGGTGCTCATCCGACCCTTCAGCGTCGTGCTCATGATCGGCGGCATCTTCATGGCCTACCAGATGGGCGCCTCCATCCTGGCCAACGTCAACCCCCGgatggtgggggtgggggtgacGGTGCCTTTGCTGGGCCTGGCGGTCGGCGCCGTCCTGGCTAAGCTGGCCGGCCTGCCGCTGCCGCAGAAGAAGACGGTGAGCATCGAGGTGGGCGTCCAGAACAGCCTGCTGGCGCTCGCCGTCATGCAGCTGTCGTTCCGCAGGGTGGAGGCGGACTTCGCGTCCCAAGCGCCGTTCATCGTGGCGCTCAGCAGCACCTCGGAGATGCTGCTCGCGGTCCTGGGATACTTCCTCCACCGGAGGCTGTGCGGCGGCGCCGTCCTCAGGAGTGACGCCTGA